One window of the Candidatus Baltobacteraceae bacterium genome contains the following:
- a CDS encoding class I SAM-dependent methyltransferase, with product MNEQPVYTVDEFASEAHYLETLIWEAIVVLPEAKVLMCGYGPDGSQVQRAIDCGAKVTVIEHRSEPINAFSKLDARLLRGSTSVIPAKDNSFDLAIAHHYLHEIDPFFHSQVLSELARVARRVAVIEPAPPADPLGKRIALLYSQAKRELGQFEYYQPLEYWKKLLHGVKADVSQHVFAFSKVPPRHYLIDTIQLLLDTIEVEDAPREYMDELRQIARRSDAQLLPPPRYVLVGAAAGDLLVPSFTPRLPSRPPLPAPAPAAAPASAQPAPRRRRGRPAEVSAQSGYELPPVEAAPRLVTPPDTIEPEPAVAQAPPPPPPAPPKPKPAPAPFGAPAPPAPGAPGPGAPFGMPFATPPGAPPEPPGFGFSSGTPPAQGWEWEPPEGDEPPPLP from the coding sequence GTGAACGAACAGCCGGTCTACACGGTGGACGAATTTGCGTCCGAAGCGCACTATTTGGAGACCTTGATCTGGGAAGCGATCGTCGTGCTTCCCGAAGCCAAGGTGCTCATGTGCGGATACGGTCCCGACGGATCGCAGGTGCAGCGGGCGATCGACTGCGGCGCGAAGGTCACCGTCATCGAGCATCGCAGCGAACCGATCAACGCCTTCTCCAAGCTCGACGCGCGCTTGTTGCGCGGAAGCACCTCGGTTATTCCGGCCAAGGACAACAGCTTCGATCTTGCGATCGCGCACCATTATCTGCACGAGATCGATCCCTTCTTCCATTCGCAGGTGCTCTCGGAGTTGGCGCGCGTCGCGCGGCGGGTGGCGGTGATCGAGCCGGCGCCGCCGGCGGATCCACTCGGCAAGCGCATCGCGTTGCTCTATTCACAAGCCAAACGCGAGCTGGGACAATTCGAATACTATCAGCCGCTCGAGTATTGGAAGAAATTGCTGCACGGCGTGAAGGCCGACGTTTCGCAGCACGTATTCGCTTTCAGTAAGGTACCGCCGCGGCACTATCTGATCGACACGATTCAACTCTTACTCGACACGATCGAAGTGGAAGACGCGCCGCGCGAGTACATGGACGAGCTGCGTCAAATCGCGCGGCGTTCGGACGCGCAGTTGCTGCCGCCGCCGCGATACGTGCTGGTCGGTGCTGCCGCGGGCGACTTGCTCGTGCCCAGTTTCACCCCGCGTCTTCCCTCGCGCCCGCCGCTTCCAGCCCCCGCACCGGCGGCTGCGCCGGCGAGCGCCCAGCCCGCGCCGCGCCGCCGCCGCGGACGGCCGGCCGAAGTGAGCGCGCAGAGCGGATACGAGCTGCCGCCGGTCGAGGCCGCGCCGCGCCTCGTCACCCCGCCCGATACGATCGAGCCCGAGCCGGCCGTTGCCCAGGCCCCGCCGCCGCCACCACCGGCGCCGCCGAAGCCGAAACCCGCACCCGCGCCGTTCGGCGCTCCGGCTCCGCCGGCACCGGGCGCGCCGGGTCCGGGTGCACCCTTTGGGATGCCCTTTGCCACGCCTCCGGGCGCGCCGCCCGAACCGCCGGGCTTCGGCTTTTCCAGCGGTACGCCGCCCGCGCAGGGTTGGGAGTGGGAACCGCCCGAAGGCGATGAACCGCCGCCGCTGCCTTAG
- a CDS encoding FmdB family zinc ribbon protein, protein MPLYDYRCAACGKLTEIRHGFNETNREPCPHCGGALTRVFNPAPIVFKGSGFYKTDSRPSGSKPESKTDSKTDSTSSSQSAAGTGSASTSSESKTSTSDPAA, encoded by the coding sequence ATGCCGCTCTACGACTACCGCTGCGCCGCTTGCGGCAAGCTGACCGAAATTCGTCATGGGTTCAACGAGACGAATCGCGAGCCGTGCCCGCATTGCGGCGGCGCGCTGACGCGCGTTTTTAATCCGGCGCCGATCGTTTTCAAGGGGTCGGGTTTTTATAAGACCGACTCGCGGCCGTCCGGTTCGAAGCCCGAGTCCAAGACGGATTCGAAGACCGACTCGACGTCGTCATCGCAGAGCGCGGCCGGCACAGGCTCGGCAAGCACCTCGAGCGAGTCCAAGACCAGCACGTCCGACCCGGCTGCCTAG
- a CDS encoding M20 family metallopeptidase → MIEEPSAPTIERVVELRRTIHRHPELGFEEHQTQALIERELDALGIEHRRIALTGVVGVVRGALPGHVVGLRADMDALPITERTGLPFSSESAGKMHACGHDAHTAMLLGAARELQTMRERLHGTIVLLFQPAEEGPGGALPMIEAGALDDPKVEAVMMQHVDMRLPAGTISITPGPVNASADELHITVRGKGGHGGYPHTSIDAIVAASAVVLALQNIVAREIDPLKAVVVTIGTIAGGYRNNVIADEVRMSGTLRAHDPQVRDGLEARLRRIIDHAAAAYGASAEVRIVHGYPPVVNNVELSEKFVRYLRANTTLPVERYVPTMGAEDFAYFAQRVPGVQVRLGIAGEAAGAVHPAHGAQFRLDEDALPVGVQTLVAFAVAGGAGDILGVA, encoded by the coding sequence GTGATCGAAGAACCATCCGCACCGACGATCGAGCGCGTGGTCGAACTGCGCCGCACCATTCACCGCCATCCCGAACTCGGCTTCGAAGAGCACCAGACTCAGGCCTTGATCGAGCGCGAGCTCGATGCGCTCGGCATCGAACATCGGCGCATCGCGCTGACGGGCGTGGTGGGCGTCGTGCGGGGCGCGCTTCCCGGTCACGTCGTCGGTTTGCGGGCAGACATGGACGCGCTGCCGATCACCGAACGGACGGGTCTTCCGTTTTCCTCGGAAAGCGCTGGGAAGATGCACGCTTGCGGTCACGACGCGCACACTGCGATGCTGCTCGGCGCCGCGCGCGAACTGCAGACCATGCGCGAGCGACTGCACGGAACGATCGTATTGCTCTTTCAGCCGGCCGAAGAAGGGCCGGGCGGTGCGCTGCCGATGATCGAAGCCGGCGCGCTCGACGATCCGAAAGTCGAGGCGGTGATGATGCAGCACGTCGACATGCGCCTTCCCGCCGGCACGATCAGCATCACACCGGGTCCGGTCAACGCATCGGCCGACGAGCTGCACATCACGGTACGCGGCAAAGGCGGACACGGCGGGTATCCGCATACCTCGATCGACGCGATCGTTGCGGCGAGCGCGGTGGTGCTTGCGCTGCAAAACATCGTCGCGCGCGAGATCGATCCGCTCAAAGCGGTCGTGGTCACGATCGGCACGATCGCCGGCGGCTACCGCAACAACGTCATCGCCGATGAAGTGCGGATGTCGGGCACGCTGCGCGCACACGATCCACAGGTGCGCGATGGCTTGGAAGCGCGTCTGCGCCGCATCATCGATCATGCGGCAGCGGCATACGGCGCGAGCGCGGAGGTTCGGATCGTGCACGGTTATCCGCCGGTCGTCAATAACGTCGAACTCAGCGAAAAGTTCGTGCGCTACCTGCGCGCGAATACGACGCTTCCGGTGGAGCGTTACGTTCCGACGATGGGCGCCGAAGACTTCGCCTACTTTGCGCAGCGCGTGCCGGGCGTGCAGGTGCGCCTCGGGATCGCCGGCGAGGCGGCGGGCGCGGTTCACCCCGCGCATGGGGCGCAGTTCCGGCTCGACGAAGACGCGTTGCCGGTCGGGGTGCAGACCCTGGTCGCCTTTGCGGTTGCCGGAGGAGCGGGCGATATCTTGGGGGTTGCTTGA